TTTGAGGATCCAGATTCAATCTGtcgggttttaacatctgctccattttaaaatcttgttaataaaattgatgcaccatcaatcaagcaaagactcgtttgtatgcaagaacaaataggcttttattaacaagaacttggagccatccctgtcggagatctggtctgtactaaaggctcgggggaggagccatcgcctttatacccggaccagggggaggagtcttgggcggagccgacagggatatatacagataataacagatactaactaacagtggctaaccacaacagataacagctaACAATGATTTACCACAACCTGTATAGTATACTCTTGACTTTTTTATTTGTTAATGGGAagtaggtgtcactggctaggccagcatttattgcccatccctaattgcccttgagaaggtggtggtgagctgccacatTTACAGTCCATGAGTTGTAGGAACATCCATGCtggtcgggagggagttccaagattttgacccatcaATAGTGCAGTAATTCCAATATAGCAATTTGTGTTAGATTAAAGAATAAAATTTAAAAGTTAAGGCTAATTTTCTTCAAATTCTCCTAATCTCCCACACTTACCTCAACTGCTAAGCACTCAGAGCAAAATGGCACtccgtttccagcattttctggttttattttatGTTACGTATAATGTAATTTCATTGCCTTTTTCTGCACAGTTCTGTACAGGGCATTAAATCACTGCCGCAATGTTTGCGATTGAGTCATAAGTATAATTTTGTACAATGTACCCAGAagggatattttttttaaaaacgtattTATCATTGGACATCCTTCGGTTGGCTATAAATTAGATTAGCGCGGATGCAGAGCAGTGACTGATAATGTTTTTAATAATGGTGCATGTTTTCGATGAGTGTAAGTGGTTGCAATGACATTGTGCAGGTCAGTTCAGGACACTGATCGCACTGGAGTTAGGGGCGTGATTGGCAGCTTCTGTTTAAATAGATGACTCCAATTGATCAGAGAGCGGACAGCGATTCGGTTGAAGAACTGTGAAGATGATTCGCGCTGTGTCAGgtcaaagaaaaataaattcGACTCTGTGTCGATTGTACGGAACCAAACCAACGGACAGGCGACCTCTGCTCACCAAAAGTACAGGGGATGTGGAAAGGACTTTTGCCAATGATTTCATTTCAGTGCGGGCAGCGCGTACAGGTAAATATCACTTCATTTCAAACTTCACACGATCTACAGCCGGATCTGTTTCACTCAAGGGGAAACATTTCCAATAAGCTCCCGGTGATTGTAAGGGTGGTtacttagtgtcaaaagatgctCCTTCCAAACTCTGTCCAAGGATTTTAactttccagtattttgcttgttCCTCGTCTGTTTCCTACATATTTGTGACCTTTCCGTTATGTCACCATTGTGTTGTTAACTATTACCTGACGAGCTATATTGCTTCCATTTCCCCTGAGTTGATACTTCGCCGAATTTCTGTGTAGCGAAACTTAGACTTGGCACTCAGTATTTGAGGTTCTCCCCACTCTGGGGACTTTTAATAAATCCACGCCCTGGGCATGGGGCAGAGTCAGGCTGGCAGGAAGTGTGTAAATGTCACGGTTAATTCTATCAGAATGAATGGCCAGGGCATTGTGTGGGTGCGggtgagcgggggtggggggggggcgggggtggtgcggAGGATGCAGTCACTGACCTTCTTGATAAACCCTCCTGTCACACGAAGTACTAtgttggcagtgccaacttgtaaCCTTAGTGAAAGTTAGAAAAATGCTTTATGTGCTGCACCTGGGTACTAAGGCTCTGATTGCAATATAAATCTATGCTCCACCTCGCTGGACTGAACCACAGTTGgttaattatcagactgcttatcccacatccagtactggatgaacagaacTTTCCTCCAATCAAATATTGGGAAGATGAAAGTCGTTGGCCGgaactttccagccattcatgccggtgAGATCTTTTGGTCCCGCTGACGGTGCACCCTCTCTGCGGGTTTCACAGCAGCGAGgcgtgcattcaatgggaaacccctctGACAATGgtgggatcagaaaatcctgctgctggccaatggcgagccaccttACATGGTTGGGTggtaaatcccacccatagttttCATTTCCATTCTAAACTCTATTCCCCTCACTACTGTCTCCTTCCTCCATCCCAGGCACCAGTCTGAGACaaaaccagactgtttgcaatcttggtgtcaaatttGACCCCGAAAGGAGCTTCCGTCCTAGACAATATAAAATACAACTGCCAATGTTGTGGCAAACAGCAGCACTGGAATccccctccaaggcactcaccatcctgacttggaaatatattcctaactgttgttgggtcaaaaacctggcccTCCCTCCCTAACCGCACTATGGGTAGACCTAcactacagggactgcagcgattcaagaaggcagctcgccaccaccttctcatgggcaattagggatgggcaataagtgctagcctagccagcgacacccacagccCTTAAGCAAATAATAAAATGAGAACATTGTGGATGCATTAGCAGACAGAATTGGAGGGACTGCTTCAGTGGCAGTCAGAGAGGAGGGTGGTGATGAGGGAATGGATTTTGTGATGTTGGTAATGGCGTCAGTGTTCCCAATGTTTAATTAGAGTCAATTTCTTCTCATCCAGTGCTTGATGTCAGGCAACCTACAGCACCATACATAGGAAATGGAGGGCTTAAGGGAGCTGGGAAGATGTACAACTGGTTATATATTAGTTTAAAGAACCATGCTCATAATAAATAGTGCTTCCTAACTCTCATTTATTCCTTCCCCAGTAGTAGTGGATTCATTTTCATAATTGGTAGAGAAATCTGAATTTAATATTTTCATCCCCAAGAGTAATGACATCAATCTGATTTTCTTTCATATTTGGGTAAAATTAATTTGAATTTATATCCCTTTTGCAAGCTGTTAAAGCCTTGGAATCATATTCAAAGAGTGGCCAATACTTTGTACACAGTTATTACTTTTGGTGGGTAAAACTATGCAGTTTTAAGTAAGGACATTGACATTTTGAGGGTAATTTTTGAACTCACCCATTGGTAGGGAGTTGCAGCCATCAGGAGCGACTATATATTTGGGCACAGCTGGCCAAGCTGCCACTTAGACCCTTCCCATTAGATTACTGAAATATCTGCATTACGACATAGGATTGGATATGTATTGTGACAGGAACTGAATACTCCCTCCTAAACTGGTGGCCAAACTTTTGGTTCTTTGTAGGTCACCAAGGTGCATGCCATTGAATCTTAGGCACCACAAGATCAATTCCATGGTCCTTTGATTCCACTTATAGGGGAATATTAGAAGTGTTCCTGGAGTTTGTATCCTGGGGCAACTATCTTTTTTTGGCTTATGAACAAAATATCTGAATGCAATGAATGCAAATCAGTTTGACAGTGCCACACAAGTAAGGAGTAGCTATTATATATAATCTAGAAAATAACTATATTTCCTACGTTGGTTCAATACATCTTGAGTTGTGTTCCGTAATTTTCTTGAAGTTCGTGACACCCAGAAAGTTCCAGGATACAGGCCCACAAAGTTTGACAAAAGGATTCTTCTCTGGTCTGGTCGCTTCAAGAATGAGGAGGACATCCCTGCCATTGTGTCGTAAGTTTTTCGATTTTTGTAGCTTATTAGATattattgattgaattatttcaaTTCTTTCGTGCAAGTTAGCAATGAAGTACAAAGAAATAAATCATAAAAATTTGCTCTATCATTAGAAATAATAGCAATGACTCATTGGTGCACTTCATTAAAACAAATGTGGAGGAACTGCATACATTGAAACTGAAACTCACAATGGTATTTCAATCTCTATTGTGATATGTCAATGTTAGGACTTTCACTAGGCAATTTATTGAAATGAGTGCTCAGCACCAATCATGGAGAAATCATGGAGAAATTAGTCCCTGTTGcatacattttccattccttttATACAGTTACTTTTTATGAATTTACAATCAATTAAGTAAGAAATTGTCTCACTCAGTGATAATTTCCTGGTCTGAATCTGAAAGTTATGTTGGGAATCGTGGTCTAACTTGCGTCACTTCCTCTGAAAACACTGGAGACATTTACACTTTGGCAATGTGCTGCAACAAAATCACTGTTTATTCCTCTCTAAGGAGGTCATGATCCCATCGGCATTGAAAATTAAAGGGTTCCCACCCACAGTATGTTATGCCACTGACTTTTGGGTATTGGAAAGGTTTGTGGTGCATCCATGAGATGGATCACTCTATCCAATTCTAGTTCAATCCTCAaaagcttcgaaaggttagtcatggcacaaatcaattccagtctcccagattgcctggatcctctACAGTTCACCAACCACCGCAACATgttcacagcagacaccatctccctggttcTGCACTGAACctcggaacacctagataacaaagacatttatgtcagactcctatttatcaactatagtcagccttcaacaccatcattcgtacgaaactcatctccaaactctgtggcctggggctaggCCCCtcgctctgcgactggatcctgaacttcctaacccacagaccgcaatcagtaacaataggcaacaacacctcctccacgattatcctcaacactggtgccccacaagattgtgtcctcagccccttattatactccttatacatccatgactgtgtggccaaattcccctccaacacgattttcaagtttgctgatgacaccaccgtagtgggtcagatctcaaacaatgacaagatggagtacaggaaagagatagagaatctaatgaactggtgcaatgacaataatctctcgctcaatgtcaacaaaacaaaggaaatagtcattaatttcaggaagcgtagtggcggACATGCTCCTCTCTAcaccaatggggacaaagtagaggtcgtcgagaacttcaagtttttaggtgtccagatcaccaacaacctgtcctggtccccccatgctgacactatagttaagaaagtcctccaatgcctctcagaagactaaggaaatttggcatgttcgctacaactctcaccaacttttacagatgcatcatagaaagcattctttctggttgtatcacaatttggtatggctcctgctctgtcgaagaccgcaagaaactacaaagggtcgtgaatgaagcccaatccatcatgtaaaccaacctcccatccattgactccatttacatttcctgctgcctcggaaaagcagccagcataattaaggaccccacacaccccggacatactctcttccaccttcttccatcaggaaaaagatacaaaagtctgaggtcatgtaccaaccgactcaagaacagctttttccctgctgccatcagacttttgaatggacctacctcgcattaagttgatctttctctacaccataggtatgactgtaacactacattctgcattctctcctttccttctttatgtacagtatgttttgtctgtatagtgcgcaagaaacaatacttttcactgtatactaatacgtgaccataataaatcaaatcaaattgacttCCTTTGAAATGTCTAAGCCCATGTCTTTTTGTACCTTAAAATTGATCCAAAAGCATTTTAATGTCTCATGAGCCATATGAGTATGCAGCCTTCTATTGTAATTCATCTTTATTTGTAAGTTCAATCATTTGTATTTCAATTACTTTTATGATTTGGTTATTGTCCTGAATTAGAGCAAATGGAAAGTTTcttcacagtcaaacctcagtgaTGGCAAGGTTGAAGTACATTGCTTTCCTCCTGTACCACCCTCCAgcccacacatacacaaactgtcCCAAACCACGGTCCACAGAAAATTTCCTGCGGTGTCAATCCAATTTTTCAATCTGGCCTCAGAGATTCAATTTGTTAGATTGGCATAGAAATAGCTTTATTAGTTCTAATGGTTTAAAAGTTTGCTCCACGTTTTGATAGTGCATGACTTGTGCCCTTGGTTTGTAGGTTACAAGTTTTATTTATGCACCGGATGTTGCTCTAGTATCATGCTGAGTTTTCTTTCCTTTGTGGATACTTTCCAGTGTACATGAGCTGTGACTGCCAACATTAATTTTCCCAAGAACTCTTAATTTACAAATATCTCTTTCCACACTCTGATCTTAATTCTGACCCTGAGCTATGAGGGGAGACAGCAGGACAGTGGGATGAATTTTGGATTGCTTTGGCAAAGAACCAACACAGCCACAATGAACTGCATCCCATTTTTCTGTGGTTGCAGACCTCCATGATTCTAGGCCTCAAATTATTCATGTTGCATCTAATCATCCCTCTCAGAAAAGCTATAAATCACTGTACAAACTTTGAATTACCATTTGCATATAGCAAGTTACCACAAAAGGCTATGAGATGATTAATGAATCAGTCACTTACCCAAATCTTAAGGTGTCCTGATCGTCGGAGATAGGATGTACATTGGGAGATATTTAGCAGGAACATGTGGGTGCCCTAACACTGTACACAGGCAGCATTTTACCACCTCGcttgagtgagaccggaaattctgaGGTAAACGGACATTTTTGTTGTCTGttcctcacctgctctgattctgtggcgggcgaggtgataGAATTCTGGTGACAGACCTTTCTGGGAATTGGCTGCGAAGTTTAAATTTCCAGTAGGCTGATACCCTGCTGCCTGGGGCTCTCCACAAATGTCTCAGACACTGAGCTCAGAGTTAAGACTTGGACTTGATACACAGGACTTACCTGGATATTTACCCAGAAAATATTAGACTGTTCTAACAGCTAGGTAACTCCACAATCTACCAACCCAATCACCCAATCAGCTCCCTGACCTGACCTGACCTGGATATCCCTCCCAGCCATCTAACTATCTCCGACGATTGTACCCCCTATCATCCGACTATCATCCTTACTACCTGACTACCCATTCACCCAATTCCCtacctcaatcactcactcacccagttacccacctcacccactaacccattcactcattcatccactcacCTCCACCCCTCATTTATTAAAAGACTTGAATCTTTGCAAACTTTTCTTAATACAGAAGCTAGTGGCGTAAAAAGGGATGTGTCCTCTTCTTCCTTCAGAGTCCAAATCCTGTTATAAATGTTCAAAATGCTGCTATTTATTTAAGTGTAGTTCTTAAGATACTGAATAGAGAGGTCATGGCTGTCAGCGACTGTCTCATTGTTGTCTGTGTCGATGTCCGCCATTTTTGTTTCTCGCTTGAAAGTGTCTGTGTAATGGAGGCATAGACACCCAGGAAGTCATAACTTGGTGCCCAACCCGTTCTACAGAATGTCCTTGAGTATAAGGCAATCATCCAGCCTCAGCAAGCCTTGCTTCTTGAAGGGAGGTTATGTCACTCTCCAACCCCTTATCAAGTTCCATGTTGATCACAGATGCAGACATTATTGACCAACTGAAAGCCATCTGTCACTTTCCTGCACATGGTCATGACATTCCAGCCTGCTAACTGAGGAGTTGATATATTATTTATCTTTGTTTTGCTTATCTGCCTGATGCGATGGATTTTGTTCACTTCTTGAGCAGACGCTCTAAGCTTCAAGCACCCATTGAAGCAGGTGGAGCATGGCGGATGAGCAACTTACTagttggggtggggcgggggtgtggtGGGCAGACCAGAGATGTGCGGTAGGTGACCAGTGGAATGTGATGGTCTCTCCcactgttggaagcagttcattgCACCCTTTTTCTACACTGATCGAGTTGGGCTTATCACTCGTAACTGTTATTTCCCATGTTGTATTAACACTCTGCAGCAAAATTGCAGTGTCCACTCTGTCTTAATGGAGATCAAATTCAAACTTGTAGAATGGGTGTGTAATAGGTAAATTAATTTCAgtgtagataagtgtgaggtggtgcacTTTGGTACAGCAAGTAAGGAGGCCACATTCTAGTTGAATAATAAGAGTCTGAATGAGATGGAGGAGCAAAGGGATCTAGAGTGTTGATACAAAAATGACGAAAAACAGTGATGTAGGTAAATAAAGTCATTAACAGAATCAAACCATGCATTGGGGTTAATTTCTAAAATGTTTAAAATTGAGAAGCAGGGCAGTCATGTCAAACCTGTATAAAACCTTGGCTAGCTTACACTTGGGAGTACTGTGCAcatttctggtctccatattatgCAAAGGGCTTAGAGACAGTGAAGAATGTACAAAATAGATTCACAAGGGTGATACCAAAATTGACAGATTAGGGTAGAGCATTTCATTCTAGAGAAGGAAAGGCTAAATGGACATCTGATGTAGATTTTTAAGATACTGAAAGCATTTTATAGGGAAGATATGGGCAAAGTGTTTTCACTGTGGAGGAGGCCAAAAGCTAAAGACTATAAGTATAATGTAGTTGCTAATAAATCCAGAAGAATTAAGAAGAATTCACTCTTTTCCCAGAGTGTTAAGAATGTAGAATGTGGTGCAACGGGTAGTTAAGAGGAATAGCATAGAAGCATTTAAGGGGTAGCCGAACATAGGAAACAAAagttggagtaggccatttggccctttgaacctgcattgccatttaccGAGATCGTGGGTGATCTTCGATGGGGGCACAGACTCCTGATAAGAGATTGATCATTTAGGACcttgatgaggagaaatttcttcatttaaAGGGTTGTGAAAGTTTGGGTGAATTCTTAATCCCAGAGGGTGATGGATGCTCCATTGtaatatatttaaggttgagatagTTTTTTGGCTTTTCAGGCAGGGAAGTGGGGCTAAGgctgaagatcagccatgtttaTATTGAATTGCAATGTAGGCTCGATGGTTGAATGGTTTTGCCCTGTTctgatttcttatgttctcagctCCACTCCCTGCACAGACTTCATAATTGTTaattcccttagtgcccaaaattTATTGACCTGTCTTGAATATGCTCAACAACTAACCATTCATAGCTTGctagggtggagaattccaaacattcacaacactttgagtgaagaaagttcATTTCAATCATGGGGGTGGACATGATAAGAGGAATGCGGGTGGTAATGGCTAGGAGGGAAATTACCTTGATTATGATCAAGGCCATCGGAGCAAGAGGTGAATGTCATGTCATGAAACTGTGTATGAATGTGCATTATACATAGTCAATTTGCAGAATTGTTTTCCTGCAGGAGAGGTTTCCTTGGTGGGAGCACTATCAGAAATATGAGTGCAAGTGTCCCATGATTTCCCACCCTTAAAAATTACCAACAAGAAATTGTGAGGTAAGGAGGGGAAAAACACAAGCTTGAATTCTTGGGCTGGTGGGTTTCTGTACCAGGTGAGTCATTTCATAAAATGATCCtttatgtttttaaaataatAGTCAAAATTCATGTCCATCCCCAGAGCAGCATTACAGGAATGTAGAGCATTGTCATTCTTAGAAAATTGTGTTTCAAACACCTCAGCATCAAGAGGAACAAGCTTGCTTCAAGCAAGAGGTGACCTAGAATTGCAGGATCAAGGGCTTGGCGCTGAATGTCAGCAACAAACATTTACTGGAAGGAGTAGTCAAAGGTGGACAAGAAAACAACCAACATAGAGGAGAGCAGGAGAGGTCAGATgagaagaaaaataaaatcacTGAGAATGAGGCATCACTGATGTCTGAGAGCGGAAAGGAGGCTGGGTATCTTCATTCCAAACTTATTGTATAAATCAAAGGTTTTGAAGAAGTAGTGAAAAATGATGAGACGAGCAGCAGAAGGAGAGATTAAGTTGTTATTTAGTGATAAGGGTTGTGTCATTATGGTAACATTTGGACGGTACAGCTGATGCAAAGTATATCCAGACCATTAGGCTTTGGTCAAGGGCAGGGTATTACCACTAGTGAGCCAAGTTTCAATCAAAGGAAAGATGTCTAAGTTTGTTTTGACAAGGGCCTTGTGAAATGGAGTGAGTAGAGATGGTTGATGATTCACTGGGGAACATGGAGGACCAGACAAGTAGAGTGGGGAGGTGCAATAGTTCTAATCCCGTTTCCCATGTCCTTTTCTATAATTGTCTATCAAACTTAAATTATTCTTGTACCATTCTTAAATGTTTACATATTACTACTTCACTAATTGATCATATTGCATCTTTAAAGACCTTTGTTAAATCGACTACATTTAATCTTATATCTATCCCCACATTTTACCTTCAATCACTGGGAGCAATGTGTTTTGAGGTATTCTGCCCCTTCTTTCTtacttttaaacacctctatcaaattaaTCCTTAATCTCCCTTgccttaatgaaggccagtattttATCAGATCCATCAACCGCAACTGCTCTGCGTGGATCATTTGTCGAGAACGGggcagcaggatggcacagtggtgagcactgctgcctcacagcgctagggacccgggttcaattccagcctcaggtgactgtgtggagttttcacattctcctcatgcccgtgtgggtttcctccgggtgctctggtttccttccacagtccaaagctgtgcaggttaggtggattgccaagctaaattgccccgtagtgtcagtcagggtgattagcagggtggatgcgtggggttacaaggttagagcctgggtgggattgttgtcggtgcgggcccgatgggccgaatggcctccttctacactatcgggattctatgatttgatttttaaaaatcttaacaCCAGATTATTCCCTGGTTCACTGCTTTGGAACTTTTCTTTCTCAGGCTGACAACCTCTGTGGTCTGTGGTATTAAGTGGTCATAGGGCCAATGAGGAAAACTGCAAACTCAATGCCAAATTTTTTTTCCCTGCAGATTTATGTCCATGGGAACTGGATTATTACTTCCCAAGCTTCCTTAATTTAAGACGTTAAACAGATGTCATGAAAATTGTACCTTTCAGTTAAGGATGAATTCACACCTCTGATAGCAGAGATTGAGTAGGTGGAGCAATCCAACTGCCCACCCCATGTTAACAGTGAGAGACATCAGTCATTTTGAAGGCCAGGCCTCATTTGTGTTCTACTGGTGAGCTGCCCATGTATTTCCAGTGTTGATAGCCGGTATACTCAGATTTATTTAAAGCAAGTTTGTCCCTCTTAAATCATGGGGACGCTGCACCCGTACTCATAATAGGTGTTCCCAAGAGGGAAAGCTCTATTGTAGGACAACAGCCAGGGCTCCCCATTCCTGCAATGCTGCTCTGGGGATGGACATGAATTTCTGACTattattttaaaaacataaaGGATAATTTTATGAAATGATACACCTGGAACTGCCCAAGAATTCAAGCTTGTGTTTTCTCTCCTAACTTCACAATTTCCTGTTTGTAATGTATAATGAATGGGGAATCAAGGAAAAGGTGCACTCATATTCCTGATAGGTGCTCCCAGGAGGGAAACCTATATCGCAGGAAAACAATTCTGTAAAATGATCATGTATAATCCACATTCATGTTATTTTCATGACATGAATTTTTTCCTGTTCATAAGCTTAATTATTAATTAAAGAGGAATGATAAGGAATTATTAAATGGATAAGTATCAATAGTTTAGGGTCAATAAATTGATTCATATCCACCTATTGATTTTACTTTGCTATGATATGAGTTATCTCCTGACATTAGCATGTGTACATTGCGAAAAATAAAAACCGCTTTCAAAAACAAGCTGCCTCGTATGAACTAAAAGCTTCATCCTTAAGTATACTGTGAAGGGGCATGATTTACCAGGACTGTCATTTATCTCTTATCTAAAGTATAATTGCACTGTAGATCACACGGACTCATCATGTTTCCTTGCCGAATTTAAAAGGGGGTGGGTACTTTAAGGCCAAAATAGACTTATTTACAAGTAGGATGATTACTCAGAAGCAATGCATATAGAAAACTTATGATACAAATATGTTTTCAACATTTGAGTCAATCCCCAAGTTGCTAAGATTGTTTACTTTAAATTGCATTTTTTATATTCTCTGGTAATCTTCAAGATTTTTGAATGAAACAGTCTTTTGCAGACTTCTTGTAAGGTAACGAAAGTCAAGGCAATGCAGGTAATCTTTGCAGGTAGATTGTAAGTTTATATGGGGTTTCTGTTCTTGGAGGGCTAC
Above is a window of Mustelus asterias chromosome 5, sMusAst1.hap1.1, whole genome shotgun sequence DNA encoding:
- the LOC144493582 gene encoding protein FAM162B-like, producing MIRAVSGQRKINSTLCRLYGTKPTDRRPLLTKSTGDVERTFANDFISVRAARTVRDTQKVPGYRPTKFDKRILLWSGRFKNEEDIPAIVSFEMLNAARNRARVKTCYIMIGLTIVACFAMIASGKQAAKRHESLASWNRAKKAKWKEEALREQAAAMAITDPKLNHDNLIKKKPYN